The following proteins are co-located in the Dehalococcoides mccartyi 195 genome:
- the ybeY gene encoding rRNA maturation RNase YbeY yields the protein MEINVIVKPPFKKLVSTPFLKKIASKTLKAQAADPNSELGIVITGQEEIKDLNLKYRGLDEPTDVLSFYMLEENPENLTAADDFPTPPDENIHLGEVIISYPQAELQATAASHSVSHEIAFLLIHGVLHLLGYDHHEVVAEAVMKSHQDIAMKHIREILE from the coding sequence ATGGAAATAAACGTTATAGTCAAACCGCCTTTTAAAAAACTGGTGTCCACCCCATTTCTTAAAAAGATAGCTTCCAAAACCCTTAAAGCCCAGGCCGCAGACCCGAATTCGGAACTGGGTATAGTTATTACCGGTCAGGAAGAAATAAAAGACTTAAACTTAAAATACCGGGGGCTTGACGAGCCTACAGATGTGCTTTCGTTTTATATGCTGGAGGAAAACCCCGAAAACCTGACCGCAGCGGATGATTTTCCTACCCCGCCTGACGAAAACATCCATCTGGGAGAGGTAATAATCTCTTACCCCCAGGCAGAGCTTCAGGCAACTGCCGCCAGTCACAGCGTGAGCCATGAAATAGCCTTTTTACTGATTCATGGGGTGCTTCACCTGCTGGGGTATGACCATCACGAAGTTGTGGCCGAAGCAGTTATGAAGTCACACCAGGATATAGCCATGAAACATATACGGGAGATACTGGAATGA
- a CDS encoding flavodoxin family protein, producing MRVLGLSGSPRLGGNSDTLLHEAIRGAKDKGAETHVIYLSDLDIGHCPACDDCFYTGECRYRDDMDEVISQMEKADRIIVSSPIHFMGVSSQLKVMIDRCQSLWARKYKLKTPPLGDDRERKGMFVAAGGMKNGDVFEGARATMRAFFAVLNVKYTYELLISGVDNLGAIQTQSDTLKKAYELGQMLAEK from the coding sequence ATGAGAGTACTGGGTTTATCCGGCAGCCCCCGCCTTGGCGGCAACAGTGATACCCTGCTGCACGAAGCTATCAGAGGTGCCAAAGACAAAGGAGCGGAAACCCATGTTATTTACCTGTCAGATCTGGATATAGGCCACTGCCCGGCCTGTGATGACTGTTTTTATACCGGTGAGTGCCGCTACCGTGATGACATGGACGAAGTAATCAGCCAGATGGAAAAGGCTGACCGGATAATAGTATCCAGCCCTATTCACTTTATGGGTGTCAGCTCACAGCTTAAGGTTATGATAGACCGCTGCCAGTCACTCTGGGCACGCAAGTACAAGCTGAAAACACCGCCCCTGGGTGATGACCGGGAACGCAAAGGCATGTTTGTGGCCGCCGGAGGTATGAAAAACGGGGATGTTTTTGAAGGCGCCAGAGCTACCATGAGAGCTTTCTTTGCGGTACTGAACGTAAAGTACACCTATGAACTGCTGATAAGCGGAGTGGACAATCTGGGTGCTATTCAGACCCAGTCTGATACCCTCAAGAAGGCTTATGAACTGGGCCAGATGCTGGCAGAAAAATAA
- a CDS encoding dihydroorotate dehydrogenase — MAELNLNVDIAPYNARQLRLANPVIVASGTFGYGDEYPHLFDRNRLGAIVCKATTLKPREGNPQPRIAETPNGMLNSIGLQNMGVEAVIREKAPQWYTWGVPVIVNIAAESIEDYAELARRLDKVPGVSGIEVNISCPNVKCGCIEFGSSPESAARVTDAVRNATTLPLIIKLTPNTSSITELARAVADAGADAISLINTLRGMRIDIKKRRPILGNHTGGLSGPAIKPVAVSMVYQVSGAVNVPVIGGGGIMNAEDALEFIMAGATAVQIGTANLVNPRAPLEVLEGLEAYARAEGLKNIREIVGIARS, encoded by the coding sequence ATGGCTGAACTTAATTTAAATGTAGATATCGCCCCGTATAATGCCCGCCAGCTCAGGCTGGCCAATCCGGTTATAGTGGCTTCCGGGACGTTTGGCTATGGTGATGAGTACCCCCACCTTTTTGACCGTAACCGTTTGGGTGCCATTGTCTGCAAAGCCACTACCCTGAAACCGAGGGAGGGAAACCCCCAGCCCCGCATAGCCGAAACTCCAAACGGCATGCTTAATTCCATCGGGCTGCAAAATATGGGGGTGGAGGCGGTTATCCGGGAAAAGGCGCCCCAGTGGTACACCTGGGGCGTGCCTGTAATAGTAAATATTGCGGCTGAAAGCATTGAAGATTATGCTGAGCTTGCCCGGCGGCTGGATAAAGTGCCCGGTGTAAGCGGTATAGAAGTAAATATCAGCTGCCCCAACGTTAAGTGCGGCTGTATAGAGTTTGGTTCTTCACCCGAATCTGCCGCCAGAGTGACTGATGCAGTCAGGAATGCCACCACTCTGCCCCTGATAATAAAACTGACCCCCAATACCAGCAGCATAACCGAGCTGGCCAGGGCAGTGGCGGATGCCGGGGCGGATGCTATTTCGCTTATAAATACCCTGCGGGGTATGCGTATAGATATTAAAAAACGGCGTCCCATACTGGGTAATCATACCGGGGGGCTTTCAGGACCGGCTATAAAACCGGTGGCTGTCAGCATGGTCTATCAGGTATCCGGTGCGGTGAATGTGCCTGTTATCGGCGGCGGCGGTATTATGAATGCCGAAGATGCGCTTGAATTTATAATGGCCGGGGCAACTGCTGTTCAGATAGGCACAGCCAACTTGGTCAACCCGCGTGCCCCCCTAGAGGTGCTTGAGGGGCTGGAAGCTTATGCCAGAGCCGAGGGGCTGAAAAACATACGGGAAATAGTGGGCATAGCCAGAAGCTAG
- a CDS encoding TraR/DksA family transcriptional regulator gives MVAKKKSGLNPIYRLRLEADLKRLTDQLEQMRSLRVAEDRREGSPFGKREEEATETAELENGLAMEKKLLDQIAETEYALDKYDRGVYGLCEMCKEPIDPARLEALPQARLCMQCKSKAAKSY, from the coding sequence ATGGTGGCAAAGAAAAAAAGTGGATTAAACCCGATATACCGTTTACGGCTGGAAGCAGACCTGAAAAGGCTGACCGACCAGCTTGAACAGATGCGTTCTTTACGGGTGGCTGAAGACCGCCGTGAGGGAAGCCCTTTTGGCAAACGTGAAGAAGAGGCAACCGAAACAGCCGAGCTTGAAAACGGGCTGGCTATGGAAAAGAAACTGCTTGACCAGATTGCTGAAACTGAGTACGCACTGGATAAATATGACCGGGGTGTTTACGGCCTCTGTGAAATGTGCAAAGAGCCTATAGACCCTGCCAGACTTGAAGCTTTGCCGCAGGCCAGACTGTGTATGCAGTGCAAGTCTAAAGCAGCCAAGTCTTACTAA
- the lspA gene encoding signal peptidase II: MTRGLVFFVSAACGVLADQLSKFIIAANLTPGTAIPESGFFQIVHVHNTGAAFSIFRGHTEWLIAASCLGVILALTAFFLRKKLPFLDTRPGVAALGIILAGTIGNLIDRVRLGYVTDFIQVGNFPTFNMADSCLTLGIIWLVLLYLTSSHSGGDASENA; encoded by the coding sequence ATGACCAGGGGATTAGTATTTTTTGTCAGCGCCGCTTGCGGCGTTCTGGCTGACCAGCTAAGCAAATTTATTATTGCCGCTAACCTTACCCCGGGCACAGCCATACCGGAAAGCGGTTTCTTCCAGATTGTCCACGTTCATAATACCGGCGCGGCTTTCAGTATTTTCAGGGGGCACACCGAGTGGCTTATTGCCGCCAGCTGTCTGGGAGTAATACTGGCCCTGACCGCTTTCTTCTTAAGGAAAAAACTGCCGTTTTTGGATACCCGCCCCGGTGTAGCCGCTTTGGGAATTATCCTGGCAGGTACGATAGGCAACCTGATTGACCGGGTGCGGCTGGGTTATGTTACTGACTTTATACAGGTAGGGAATTTCCCTACTTTCAATATGGCTGATTCCTGCCTGACGCTGGGCATTATCTGGCTGGTGCTCTTATACCTGACATCTTCCCATTCGGGAGGAGATGCCAGTGAAAACGCGTAA
- a CDS encoding RluA family pseudouridine synthase, whose product MKTRKLVAESDGERLDKYITQKETDLSRSFIQELVEAGHIQVNGKNAKPSLKLKNGDTITIEIPPETPPELKAEDIPLEIIFQDKDLLLINKPPGLTVHPAPGHPDHTLINGVLALEPEMEDFDDPLRPGIVHRLDKDTSGLLLVAKNREALANLSAQFKERTVRKYYLTLVQGELHPAEGFIEAPLGRDPQNRQKIAVVSNGRPARTGYKVLRYIQGYSLLEVKLETGRTHQIRVHFAAIGHPVAGDAVYGQKETWLKRQFLHAHRLSFSLPSNGQNVEFSSPLPPDLEEALKTLENPS is encoded by the coding sequence GTGAAAACGCGTAAACTGGTTGCCGAATCTGACGGTGAGCGGCTGGATAAATACATAACCCAAAAGGAAACTGACCTTTCCCGCAGTTTTATACAGGAACTGGTGGAAGCAGGCCATATACAGGTAAACGGGAAAAACGCCAAACCCAGTCTGAAACTTAAAAACGGTGACACTATAACTATAGAAATACCCCCCGAAACCCCGCCCGAACTCAAAGCCGAAGATATACCCCTGGAGATAATCTTCCAGGACAAGGACCTGCTGCTTATAAATAAACCGCCAGGGCTGACCGTTCACCCTGCCCCGGGTCACCCTGACCATACCCTGATAAACGGGGTGCTGGCACTTGAACCTGAAATGGAAGACTTTGACGACCCCCTTCGTCCCGGAATAGTCCACCGTCTGGATAAAGATACTTCCGGGCTGCTGCTGGTAGCTAAAAACCGCGAAGCCCTGGCGAACCTGTCTGCCCAGTTTAAAGAACGGACCGTACGTAAGTACTATCTGACCTTGGTGCAAGGGGAACTGCATCCTGCGGAAGGGTTTATTGAAGCCCCGCTGGGGCGTGACCCTCAAAACCGCCAGAAAATTGCGGTGGTATCTAACGGAAGGCCCGCCCGCACCGGCTACAAAGTGCTGCGTTATATTCAGGGATACAGCCTGCTTGAAGTCAAACTTGAAACCGGCCGCACTCACCAGATACGTGTCCATTTTGCGGCTATAGGCCACCCGGTGGCAGGTGATGCGGTTTACGGGCAGAAAGAGACTTGGCTTAAAAGACAGTTTTTGCATGCCCACCGCCTTAGTTTCAGCCTGCCCTCAAACGGGCAGAACGTAGAGTTCAGCTCTCCCCTTCCGCCGGATTTGGAAGAGGCCTTGAAAACACTGGAAAACCCCTCCTGA
- a CDS encoding winged helix-turn-helix domain-containing protein yields the protein MRLDRRRSSIEIIADMLRLGEAGKTEIMYSVNMSYFQLQKYLNFMLDRELIDRVQLGNPSVTYRVTAKGLELLRSIDNILDTLDLKDNEQDEA from the coding sequence ATGAGATTAGACCGCAGACGTTCCAGTATAGAGATTATCGCTGACATGCTCAGGCTGGGTGAAGCCGGCAAAACTGAGATTATGTACAGCGTCAATATGTCTTATTTCCAGCTCCAGAAATATCTGAACTTCATGCTGGACAGGGAGCTTATTGACCGTGTACAGCTTGGCAACCCTTCTGTTACCTACAGGGTGACTGCCAAGGGGCTTGAACTTTTACGCAGTATTGATAATATATTAGACACACTGGACCTTAAAGATAATGAACAGGACGAAGCCTAA
- a CDS encoding methyltransferase family protein: protein MALKKLPLLKPILWLSGSTLLVYAGFMVCFNGNSFLLPVWLNAAGWAVFAAGIYFFLYSLFVNLPFGKTYVKTGVGDKLVTSGFYALVRHPGVPWFVLAMAGMTLGAGTDFALWAAVIWSLLDILLVYIQDRWVFGKMFPGYAQYQKTTPMLIPNRKSIAAYIKQRNFSNTIQGEAK from the coding sequence GTGGCCCTGAAAAAACTGCCGCTTCTCAAGCCCATACTCTGGCTTTCGGGTTCAACCCTGCTGGTGTATGCCGGTTTTATGGTCTGCTTCAACGGAAATTCATTCTTACTGCCCGTCTGGCTGAATGCCGCCGGCTGGGCGGTATTTGCAGCAGGCATCTATTTCTTTCTTTATTCCCTCTTTGTAAATCTGCCCTTCGGTAAAACTTATGTCAAAACCGGAGTGGGAGACAAACTGGTTACCAGCGGGTTTTACGCCCTGGTACGTCACCCCGGCGTACCCTGGTTTGTACTGGCCATGGCCGGTATGACCCTGGGTGCGGGCACGGACTTTGCCCTGTGGGCGGCCGTTATCTGGAGCCTTTTGGATATATTGCTGGTATACATACAGGACCGCTGGGTATTCGGAAAAATGTTTCCGGGCTATGCCCAGTATCAAAAAACCACCCCCATGCTGATACCCAACCGCAAAAGCATTGCGGCTTATATAAAACAGCGTAATTTTTCAAATAC